A single region of the Vicia villosa cultivar HV-30 ecotype Madison, WI linkage group LG4, Vvil1.0, whole genome shotgun sequence genome encodes:
- the LOC131598656 gene encoding uncharacterized protein LOC131598656, with translation MTIKKTRSKIGANWSSPIEGSPSFILWHKLKRLQVVLYKLNKPLLSANQRIIQAREQLAIAQESLLMDKWNPDKITNVKRCSEELLKWHDIEESVLKQRSKIKWIRDGDGNNAYFHASVRMEQSSKAISMLETADGQILSNPVDIEAEILGFYGDLMGHKANSLDCVDIGVLRHGSQINRDQKISLESGITEDEILAALKGIDDNSALGLDGYTAKIFKTSWNTIKPDVIAAIHEYFDKGKMYKAFNCSLVSLIPKSPSAKSIREFRPISVCSTFYKIISRILTNRLSKVIGSIVSTNQAAFIPGQQIQNHILLAFELLKGYEWKQGPPKCMFQVDLQKAYDMIDWQALECIMAELGIPLKFLKWIMQNLTSVSYRFNINGSHSKMLVARRGIRDAGEQRKKQDIFGVVTQEMKNNLLALSGFQEGTMPFKYLGVPITTKKLSIHHYMVLIDKIVCRTRIWTSKLLTYAGRLQLVKSISFAIVNYWMMCFPLPKVVLAKIDSICRSFLWTGKDHISRKSLVAWTTVCQPVNKGGLRVINIHIWNKCTLLKLLWNICNKPDNLWVKWIHAYYLKQQPIMTFTPNSASTWIIREIMNTRSLIQSCQSQWEGMILKNKFCCGEIYSSFNTNPSMDWSNLCIRNPARPCAIMILWLLCHKRLATKSRLCKFGFINNTNCLVCGLIESDSHIFFDCNEYHEIWRAILHWIQIDRCPKLWDEEISWLMTRTKGKGWRSRLLKLALAEDLYGIWIHRNSLIFGSPRDRKHTIQGIINKIVFRGWACRVLKPHIASLMTI, from the exons ATGACTAtaaaaaagactaggtcaaaaattggg GCTAACTGGAGTTCTCCTATTGAGGGAAGCCCAAGCTTTATCCTCTGGCACAAACTTAAAAGACTCCAAGTGGTCTTATACAAGCTGAATAAACCTTTACTGTCTGCTAATCAAAGAATAATCCAAGCTAGAGAACAGTTAGCAATTGCTCAAGAAAGCCTCCTTATGGACAAGTGGAATCCTGATAAAATCACTAATGTGAAAAGATGCAGTGAAGAACTCCTTAAGTGGCATGATATTGAGGAGAGTGTGCTGAAGCAAAGGTCCAAAATAAAATGGATAAGGGATGGAGATGGAAACAATGCATATTTTCATGCATCTGTTAGAATGGAACAATCCTCTAAAGCCATCTCAATGTTGGAAACTGCTGATGGTCAGATTCTCTCTAATCCGGTTGACATTGAGGCAGAAATTTTGGGTTTCTATGGAGATCTTATGGGGCATAAAGCTAATTCTCTCGACTGTGTGGACATTGGTGTTCTTAGACATGGCTCTCAAATCAATAGAGATCAGAAAATCTCCCTGGAAAGTGGCATTACTGAGGATGAGATCTTAGCTGCCCTCAAGGGGATTGATGATAACTCAGCCCTTGGTCTTGATGGTTACACtgcaaaaattttcaaaaccagTTGGAACACAATCAAACCTGATGTGATTGCTGCTATCCATGAGTATTTTGACAAAGGCAAAATGTACAAGGCTTTCAATTGCTCTTTAGTCTCTCTTATTCCTAAAAGTCCCTCTGCAAAGTCTATTAGAGAATTTAGACCAATTTCAGTGTGTTCTACTTTCTACAAAATCATCTCCAGAATTTTGACTAATAGGCTCAGCAAAGTCATAGGAAGTATAGTGAGTACTAACCAAGCTGCTTTCATCCCTGGACAACAGATTCAGAATCACATACTCTTGGCTTTTGAACTTCTTAAAGGCTATGAGTGGAAACAAGGTCCTCCAAAATGTATGTTTCAGGTTGACTTACAAAAAGCCTATGACATGATTGATTGGCAGGCTCTGGAATGTATTATGGCTGAGTTGGGAATTCCTCTAAAATTTCTTAAGTGGATAATGCAAAATCTGACTAGTGTGTCGTATAGATTTAACATAAATGGCAGCCACTCGAAGATGCTTGTTGCTAGAAGAGGTATAAG GGATGCAGGTGAACAAAGGAAAAAGCAAGATATTTTTGGTGTTGTTACTCAAGAGATGAAGAATAACCTTCTTGCCTTGTCTGGATTCCAAGAAGGGACTATGCCATTCAAGTACCTTGGTGTACCTATTACTACAAAGAAGCTCTCCATTCACCACTATATGGTTTTGATTGATAAAATTGTGTGCAGGACTCGTATTTGGACCTCTAAGCTACTGACTTATGCAGGGAGATTACAACTTGTCAAAAGTATCTCTTTTGCCATAGTCAATTATTGGATGATGTGTTTTCCTTTGCCTAAAGTTGTGCTTGCCAAGATTGATTCTATATGTCGATCGTTTCTCTGGACAGGAAAAGATCATATTAGCCGTAAGAGCCTTGTTGCTTGGACAACTGTCTGTCAGCCTGTTAATAAAGGAGGTCTTAGGGTGATCAATATCCACATCTGGAACAAATGTACTTTGTTAAAATTACTGTGGAACATCTGTAACAAGCCGGATAACTTATGGGTTAAATGGATTCACGCGTACTACCTGAAGCAGCAACCTATTATGACATTCACTCCTAATTCTGCTAGTACCTGGATCATAAGAGAAATCATGAACACTAGATCCCTCATTCAATCATGTCAATCACAGTGGGAAGGGATGATCTTGAAAAACAAATTCTGTTGTGGGGAAATCTATAGCAGCTTTAATACTAATCCTTCTATGGATTGGAGTAATCTTTGCATTCGTAATCCTGCTCGTCCTTGTGCTATTATGATCCTTTGGCTTCTATGTCACAAGAGACTTGCTACTAAAAGTAGACTGTGTAAGTTTGGCTTCATCAACAATACTAACTGTCTTGTTTGTGGGCTGATCGAATCCGATAGCCATATTTTCTTTGATTGCAACGAGTATCATGAGATTTGGAGGGCTATTCTTCACTGGATTCAAATTGATCGTTGTCCTAAGCTTTGGGATGAGGAGATTAGTTGGCTTATGACGCGTACAAAAGGCAAAGGCTGGAGATCTCGTTTACTCAAACTTGCTCTAGCTGAAGATTTATATGGCATTTGGATTCACAGGAACAGTTTGATTTTTGGATCTCCTAGAGATAGAAAACATACTATTCAAGGGattattaataaaatagtttttaGGGGTTGGGCTTGTAGAGTTTTAAAACCTCATATTGCTAGTCTTATGACTATTTAG